In Vibrio alfacsensis, the following proteins share a genomic window:
- a CDS encoding OprD family outer membrane porin, with product MKEKVCSKAVRNALIAGLVMAPVAGNASVIGDTWEAFTKNDKITIATVNYLKSTEDYVKTKDKSGKTYEEFAYQTEWGQNVGVFYNSGMVPVYGKKVRARLNVGYSHMFKLLDDYTGGVHNWNAGQKIFKSKDCFQSGTQYKCADTEGFGKVPVASATIGWGKGNMEIGRGFFNAGMITTSNPDDATMSSYEGVMFKNLFTNDYGRTVVDGALVNGFMAGNEDEMGSLTGGSNYYDTDPLEYDYLYTARVRHNFDKASVSFGYGEASDYLRRFYTDAWYRHDIDAQTFLRSNFQYYYNRSAGHLWEEDVEKGMAAFDEYASILSYDFTLRRDAVAVMYGYSTVSAPNSVRDDKYGSFSYGFGNAKGYLKLPTTGGYHGFRGDGTDAHVIALQYDLRHFGLQDLVLAYRYHWAERPTLSKHTDYDHFVMGSAEEHVVEIKYEPKAGPLKGFYTNFKQSFFRPDADYAQLEATDPSYKADNTAIKFTLGYSFQL from the coding sequence ATGAAAGAAAAGGTTTGTTCGAAAGCCGTTAGAAATGCGCTTATCGCAGGGTTAGTAATGGCCCCTGTAGCAGGCAACGCTTCTGTTATCGGCGACACATGGGAAGCTTTTACTAAAAACGATAAAATTACTATCGCAACGGTAAACTACCTAAAATCTACCGAAGATTACGTTAAAACCAAAGATAAGTCTGGTAAAACATATGAAGAATTTGCTTACCAAACTGAATGGGGTCAAAACGTCGGTGTCTTCTACAACTCAGGAATGGTCCCTGTCTACGGAAAGAAAGTACGTGCACGCCTGAACGTTGGCTACAGCCATATGTTCAAACTCCTTGATGATTACACTGGTGGTGTACACAACTGGAACGCTGGCCAAAAAATCTTTAAGAGCAAAGACTGTTTCCAATCAGGCACGCAATACAAATGTGCGGATACAGAAGGTTTCGGTAAGGTTCCAGTAGCAAGTGCCACCATTGGTTGGGGCAAAGGTAACATGGAAATCGGCCGCGGTTTCTTTAACGCGGGTATGATTACAACGTCGAACCCTGACGACGCGACAATGTCGAGTTACGAAGGTGTGATGTTCAAAAACCTATTTACCAATGACTACGGTCGTACCGTTGTTGACGGTGCGCTAGTAAATGGTTTCATGGCGGGTAACGAAGACGAAATGGGCAGCTTAACTGGCGGCTCTAACTACTACGATACTGACCCACTAGAATACGACTACCTATACACCGCACGTGTACGCCATAACTTTGACAAAGCGAGTGTTTCTTTCGGTTACGGTGAAGCATCTGATTACTTACGTCGTTTCTATACGGATGCTTGGTATCGTCATGACATCGATGCACAAACATTCCTGCGTTCTAACTTCCAATACTACTACAACCGCTCAGCGGGTCACCTATGGGAAGAGGACGTAGAAAAGGGGATGGCGGCATTTGATGAATACGCCTCTATCCTAAGTTACGACTTTACACTCCGCCGTGATGCCGTTGCCGTTATGTACGGTTACTCAACCGTATCTGCGCCAAACAGTGTACGCGACGACAAATACGGTTCGTTCTCATACGGTTTCGGTAATGCGAAAGGTTACCTAAAACTTCCGACGACTGGTGGTTACCATGGTTTCCGTGGTGATGGCACCGATGCTCACGTGATCGCTCTACAATACGATCTGCGCCATTTTGGTCTTCAAGATTTGGTTCTTGCCTACCGCTACCACTGGGCAGAGCGCCCAACACTGTCTAAACACACCGACTATGACCACTTCGTTATGGGCAGTGCTGAAGAACACGTAGTAGAAATCAAATACGAACCTAAAGCAGGTCCTCTAAAAGGCTTCTACACAAACTTTAAACAATCTTTCTTCCGCCCGGATGCAGATTACGCACAACTTGAAGCAACCGATCCGTCATACAAAGCGGATAACACGGCCATTAAGTTTACATTGGGCTACAGCTTCCAACTGTAA
- a CDS encoding DUF6250 domain-containing protein has product MKLKLSLLAAALGFSMSALANPNEIIKEFDLIHSDSFSSNLDKWVIEKTNATVQIKDGELFIDDAAGTTVWFKDDIGTPSVIEFNGAVVVEGGPNDRGTDLNWFWMAQDTSNPNDFFARSEWREGDMRKYDPMRLYYIGYGANENSTTRFRRYAGDGLRPLLPEYDVSDKKFMNVPNVMTNIKIVNLEDKIEVYANDNKLYEIKDNEPFKSGKFGFRTWKSHLKLDDFKVYAPKNNQFNI; this is encoded by the coding sequence ATGAAACTTAAACTAAGTTTGTTAGCTGCGGCATTAGGGTTTTCAATGTCGGCATTAGCTAATCCAAATGAAATAATCAAAGAATTTGATTTGATTCATAGTGATTCATTTTCCTCTAATTTAGACAAATGGGTCATCGAAAAAACAAACGCAACCGTTCAAATTAAAGATGGTGAACTGTTTATCGATGATGCGGCAGGCACAACCGTTTGGTTTAAAGATGATATCGGTACGCCTAGCGTCATCGAATTCAATGGTGCCGTTGTCGTTGAGGGCGGCCCAAACGATCGTGGTACCGATCTTAACTGGTTCTGGATGGCTCAAGATACAAGCAACCCGAATGACTTCTTCGCTCGTTCTGAATGGCGCGAAGGTGACATGCGCAAATACGATCCAATGCGTCTGTATTACATTGGTTACGGGGCGAATGAAAATAGCACAACTCGTTTTCGTCGTTATGCAGGCGATGGTTTGCGCCCTCTTCTACCTGAATATGATGTTTCAGATAAGAAGTTCATGAACGTCCCTAACGTAATGACAAATATCAAAATCGTAAACTTGGAAGATAAAATCGAAGTTTACGCAAATGATAACAAGCTATACGAAATAAAAGATAATGAACCATTCAAATCAGGAAAATTTGGCTTCCGCACTTGGAAAAGTCATTTAAAACTGGATGACTTTAAGGTCTACGCACCTAAAAATAATCAATTCAATATCTAA
- a CDS encoding sulfatase, with translation MSVSRRDILKGLAAGGIAATTAACAPSYLAAPGTKSESNDKSESPKKPNLLIVFPDEFRAHSLQFMGQDPSVTPNLNRFAKEGVVLDQAVSNFPLCTPFRGMFMTGQYPYRNGIHGNCHTPEEGFFGGSDFGIELKEDAVCWSDVLKEQGYSLGYLGKWHLDCPQAPFVPSYNNPMENRYWNDWTPPHKRHGFDWWYSYGTYDLHMNPIYWTNETPREAPLKIAQWSPEHEADMAIKYLRNEGNKFRDNDKPFALVVSMNPPHSPYDQIPQKYLDRVTQTSEELNTRPSVVWDKEYMDGYGPKYFREYMAMINGVDEQFGRIIDELDRLGLDEDTLVVFFSDHGCCLGAHGEPTKNVIYDEAVRIPMMFRWKGKLQSRQDDLLFSAPDIYPTLLGLMGMGDAIPDTVEGTNFAKTIMTGEGDTRPTSQFYTKPPYGAVSYGVRGVRTDQYTLSIVRKVGKPLQFTLFDNVNDPYQMKNIAKGNEAIIQTLITEELAHWLEVTGDPWRPTEVPESVLKAYT, from the coding sequence ATGTCTGTTTCACGTCGTGACATTCTGAAAGGTCTCGCCGCCGGTGGTATTGCAGCAACAACAGCTGCATGTGCACCGTCTTACCTTGCTGCACCTGGTACTAAAAGCGAATCCAATGACAAATCAGAGTCGCCTAAGAAACCTAACCTTTTGATTGTCTTCCCTGATGAGTTCCGTGCTCACTCACTACAATTTATGGGACAAGATCCGTCTGTAACACCAAACCTTAACCGCTTTGCAAAAGAAGGGGTCGTCTTAGACCAAGCCGTTTCTAACTTCCCTTTATGTACTCCATTCCGTGGCATGTTCATGACTGGCCAGTATCCATACCGAAATGGGATCCATGGTAATTGTCACACACCAGAGGAAGGCTTCTTTGGCGGGAGCGATTTCGGTATTGAACTGAAAGAAGATGCGGTTTGTTGGTCAGATGTACTTAAAGAGCAAGGTTACTCTTTGGGTTACCTAGGTAAATGGCACTTGGACTGCCCTCAGGCACCGTTTGTTCCAAGTTACAATAACCCTATGGAAAACAGATACTGGAACGATTGGACTCCGCCACATAAACGTCATGGCTTCGATTGGTGGTACTCTTACGGTACTTACGATCTACACATGAACCCGATTTACTGGACGAACGAAACGCCACGTGAAGCACCATTGAAAATTGCTCAATGGTCACCAGAACACGAAGCCGATATGGCGATTAAATACCTTCGAAATGAAGGGAACAAATTCCGCGATAACGACAAACCATTTGCACTTGTTGTATCGATGAACCCACCTCACTCACCTTACGATCAAATTCCTCAGAAATACTTAGATCGTGTAACGCAAACATCTGAAGAGCTTAACACGCGTCCGAGTGTTGTTTGGGACAAAGAGTATATGGACGGCTACGGGCCGAAATACTTCCGTGAATACATGGCGATGATTAATGGTGTCGACGAACAATTTGGCCGCATCATTGATGAACTTGACCGCCTAGGTCTTGATGAAGACACACTGGTTGTATTCTTCTCTGATCATGGCTGTTGTTTAGGTGCGCATGGCGAACCAACGAAAAACGTAATTTACGATGAAGCCGTCCGTATTCCTATGATGTTCCGTTGGAAAGGAAAACTTCAATCACGTCAAGATGACCTATTGTTTTCCGCGCCAGATATCTACCCAACTCTATTAGGTTTGATGGGCATGGGCGATGCCATTCCAGATACGGTAGAGGGGACGAACTTTGCTAAGACCATCATGACAGGTGAAGGCGATACTCGCCCGACCTCTCAGTTCTACACTAAGCCGCCATACGGCGCCGTTTCTTATGGCGTTCGTGGTGTGCGAACCGATCAATACACGCTATCGATTGTTCGTAAAGTAGGTAAACCTCTTCAATTTACGCTATTTGATAACGTCAATGACCCTTATCAAATGAAAAACATAGCGAAAGGTAACGAAGCTATTATTCAAACGCTGATCACTGAAGAACTCGCGCACTGGTTAGAAGTGACTGGCGACCCGTGGCGACCAACAGAAGTTCCTGAATCTGTACTTAAAGCATACACCTAA
- the agaR gene encoding transcriptional repressor AgaR → MKTAVERRNEIVEIVNREGKARVEDLASIFNVSNVTIRSDLTFLESNGYIVRSHGAAIPNTGLIAELSVQEKRRHNASLKSLLGQAASRLIKNGDTVILDSGTTTLEIARGLKTIENVVVMTNGLDVAMELSSKSGVEVLTTGGVLRKNAMSFSGSQAEQGLRNHRFDKVFLGVDGFDIRSGITTYNESEASLNRLMCEISETIIAVVDSSKFGKRSCHMIRDFGSIHTLVTDSGIPEDYVEKLRLMGVEVIIVEREN, encoded by the coding sequence ATGAAAACAGCAGTCGAACGGCGCAATGAAATCGTCGAAATCGTCAACCGAGAAGGGAAGGCTAGGGTCGAGGATTTGGCTAGCATATTTAACGTCTCCAACGTTACCATTCGAAGCGATTTAACCTTTTTGGAATCTAACGGTTACATCGTAAGGTCTCATGGTGCAGCAATTCCGAATACGGGTTTAATTGCTGAACTGTCAGTCCAAGAGAAGAGAAGACACAACGCAAGTTTAAAATCTCTTTTAGGTCAGGCAGCATCGAGATTGATAAAGAATGGCGACACGGTAATTCTGGACTCTGGTACGACTACATTAGAAATCGCTCGTGGCTTAAAAACAATCGAGAATGTAGTGGTGATGACCAACGGTCTAGATGTTGCTATGGAGCTATCTAGTAAGTCAGGTGTTGAAGTGTTAACAACTGGCGGGGTACTTCGAAAGAACGCAATGTCTTTCTCTGGTTCTCAGGCTGAACAGGGCTTAAGGAATCATAGATTTGATAAAGTTTTCTTAGGTGTTGATGGCTTTGATATACGTTCTGGCATTACGACATATAATGAAAGTGAAGCATCGCTGAACCGATTGATGTGTGAAATCTCAGAGACGATTATCGCAGTCGTGGACTCTAGTAAATTCGGCAAACGTAGCTGTCATATGATCCGAGATTTTGGATCCATCCATACACTGGTAACTGACTCAGGTATACCAGAAGATTACGTAGAAAAACTACGATTGATGGGTGTTGAAGTTATTATTGTCGAAAGAGAAAACTAA
- a CDS encoding D-tagatose-bisphosphate aldolase, class II, non-catalytic subunit, with amino-acid sequence MTLLEIVQQHKQGNQNGIYSVCSAHPYVLEAAIKQAKKDNSPLLIESTSNQVDQYGGYTGMRPSDFRDFVLGLAEQNEFDTTKLILGGDHLGVNRWQNETAEEAMLKADVLIEEYVAAGFTKIHLDCSYSCSDDPIPLTDEVVAERAARLAKIAEDTAIKHFGSAERLTYVVGTEVPVPGGESEDLHDIKPTSPESARKTIQAHKDAFEKAGVIGCWDRVVGLVVQPAVEFDHSSVIDYKPEPAAELSKVVDEHENMIFEAHSTDYQATENYSLLVRDHFAILKVGPQLTFEMREALYGLCAIENEIIPQEERSNLRDVIESVMLANPSNWAKYYQGTKTDQKYARSYSFSDRIRYYWADQTIQASIDKLLNNLENKMPLPLVSQYLPEAYEAIRNGEIQNHPKDFIINRIQKNVLEVYARACKF; translated from the coding sequence ATGACACTTTTAGAAATCGTACAACAGCACAAGCAGGGTAACCAAAATGGTATTTACTCTGTTTGTTCAGCACACCCTTATGTTCTTGAAGCTGCAATCAAACAAGCTAAAAAAGACAATTCCCCTCTATTAATTGAATCGACAAGTAACCAAGTAGATCAGTACGGTGGTTACACGGGTATGCGTCCATCCGATTTCCGTGACTTTGTTCTTGGTCTTGCTGAACAAAATGAGTTTGACACGACTAAGCTAATTCTAGGCGGTGACCACTTAGGCGTTAACCGTTGGCAGAATGAAACTGCTGAAGAAGCGATGCTAAAAGCGGACGTTCTCATTGAAGAGTACGTAGCTGCAGGTTTTACAAAGATTCACTTAGACTGTTCTTACTCTTGTTCGGACGACCCAATCCCTCTAACTGACGAAGTAGTGGCAGAACGTGCGGCACGTTTAGCAAAAATCGCAGAAGACACGGCGATTAAACACTTTGGTTCTGCTGAACGATTGACCTATGTCGTTGGTACAGAGGTTCCGGTTCCTGGCGGCGAATCAGAGGATCTGCACGATATCAAACCGACATCGCCAGAATCCGCTAGAAAGACCATTCAAGCTCACAAAGATGCGTTCGAAAAAGCAGGCGTTATTGGCTGTTGGGATCGTGTTGTTGGTCTTGTTGTTCAACCAGCGGTTGAATTCGATCACTCATCGGTTATCGATTACAAACCAGAACCAGCAGCTGAATTGTCTAAAGTTGTTGATGAGCATGAAAACATGATTTTCGAAGCTCACTCAACCGATTACCAAGCAACCGAAAACTACTCACTTTTAGTTCGTGATCACTTTGCCATTCTAAAAGTTGGTCCACAACTTACGTTTGAAATGCGTGAGGCGCTATACGGCTTATGCGCAATCGAAAACGAGATTATTCCTCAAGAAGAACGTTCTAATCTGCGCGATGTAATCGAATCGGTGATGCTTGCTAACCCATCAAATTGGGCTAAGTACTATCAAGGTACAAAGACAGACCAAAAATACGCACGTTCGTACTCATTCTCGGATCGAATCCGTTACTACTGGGCGGATCAAACCATCCAAGCATCAATTGATAAGCTACTGAATAACTTAGAAAACAAAATGCCACTTCCATTGGTGAGTCAGTATCTACCAGAAGCATATGAAGCTATCCGTAACGGCGAAATTCAAAACCATCCAAAAGACTTCATCATCAATCGTATTCAAAAGAACGTGCTAGAAGTTTATGCGCGTGCTTGTAAGTTTTAA
- a CDS encoding SIS domain-containing protein yields the protein MHLGFEIADLETQKGFWTAKEIEQQPNCWKQTLSIAETNRATAADFLEPLYAKENLRIVMTGAGTSAFAGKTLAPILSKVLDRRVEAIATTDLVSNPYQYLAENIPTLLVSFARSGNSPESVHAVELASQILGECYHLVVTCNEEGKLFQRCKEDAKSLAILMPAETNDQSFAMTSSFSSMMVAAFSLLAHKNEYSKEFENVCKQSETLLKEIVPTLGKMVEQNAKRVIYLGSGGFQGLAQESALKLLELTAGKVVAMYDSPLGFRHGPKSIVNNETLIVVFISNDEYTRKYDLDLLKNYVAMVSLNKWLQLRVELMMSLQTVITS from the coding sequence ATGCATTTAGGTTTTGAAATTGCTGACCTAGAAACTCAAAAAGGTTTCTGGACTGCAAAAGAAATCGAACAACAACCGAATTGTTGGAAACAAACACTTTCAATTGCGGAAACCAATCGTGCAACGGCTGCTGATTTTCTAGAGCCACTATACGCAAAAGAAAACCTTCGTATCGTGATGACGGGTGCAGGTACATCTGCGTTTGCAGGTAAAACTTTAGCACCAATTTTATCTAAGGTTTTAGACCGTCGAGTGGAAGCGATCGCAACGACAGATTTAGTGTCTAACCCATACCAATACCTAGCAGAAAACATTCCGACACTTTTGGTTTCTTTCGCTCGCTCTGGTAACTCTCCTGAATCTGTGCACGCAGTTGAACTTGCATCACAAATTCTAGGTGAATGTTATCACTTGGTAGTGACATGTAACGAAGAAGGGAAACTGTTCCAACGCTGTAAAGAAGACGCTAAATCCCTTGCTATTCTTATGCCTGCAGAGACTAATGACCAGTCGTTCGCAATGACTTCTTCGTTCTCGTCAATGATGGTTGCTGCATTTTCTTTGCTAGCTCACAAAAACGAATATTCGAAAGAATTCGAAAATGTTTGCAAGCAATCTGAGACATTACTCAAAGAAATCGTTCCTACGCTGGGTAAAATGGTTGAACAAAATGCGAAGCGCGTCATTTACCTAGGTTCCGGTGGTTTTCAAGGTCTTGCACAAGAATCTGCCCTTAAATTGCTAGAACTGACAGCTGGCAAAGTAGTGGCAATGTACGATTCACCATTAGGTTTCCGTCACGGACCGAAGTCAATCGTAAACAATGAAACTCTGATTGTTGTTTTCATTTCAAACGATGAATACACACGCAAGTACGATTTGGATTTACTAAAGAATTACGTCGCGATGGTATCGCTCAACAAGTGGTTGCAGTTGCGGGTCGAATTGATGATGTCGTTACAGACGGTGATTACATCCTAA
- a CDS encoding PTS sugar transporter subunit IIB, with protein MAANIVWCRIDERLLHGQVKITWMPASGANTCIVCNDEVAEGPTSEFAQAAMRASAGGEFKTSFYSVDKLCAIIDKAKPEQKIFIVCSNPTDVARLIEGGVPIKQVNVGNMHFHDGKTQIAKTVSVDSRDISAFERIAAKGVVSTVQNTPDQDPVEVLELAKQSA; from the coding sequence ATGGCGGCAAATATCGTTTGGTGTCGTATCGACGAGCGTCTATTACACGGTCAAGTGAAAATTACATGGATGCCAGCTTCTGGTGCTAACACATGTATTGTGTGTAACGATGAAGTAGCAGAAGGTCCTACTTCTGAATTTGCTCAAGCGGCAATGAGAGCATCAGCTGGCGGTGAATTCAAGACATCTTTTTACTCAGTAGACAAGCTATGTGCAATCATCGACAAAGCGAAACCAGAACAAAAGATTTTCATTGTATGTTCTAACCCTACTGACGTTGCGCGTCTGATCGAAGGTGGTGTGCCAATTAAGCAAGTAAACGTTGGAAACATGCACTTCCACGATGGTAAGACACAAATCGCTAAAACGGTATCTGTCGACTCAAGAGATATTTCAGCATTTGAACGTATTGCAGCTAAAGGTGTTGTTTCTACCGTTCAAAACACTCCTGACCAAGATCCAGTAGAAGTATTGGAACTTGCTAAACAATCAGCTTAA
- the agaW gene encoding PTS N-acetylgalactosamine transporter subunit IIC: MLFEASLVALWAFLCGIDKYDVALNIHRPLITGPVIGLIMGDLQLGLMTGAVLELAWLGLVPNAGAQPPDVTMGTIAAVAFAIMTNQSPEIAMGVGMPIAVLMQMLIIGFFAMSSFAMGKADDAADRGDSRTIDGLLVGIMTARATLYAVVGFITVYFGEHAAQWIDENAPKMLLEGLGIGAKMVPAIGFAMLLKVMWNKEMAGVFFIGFVMTTYLQLPIMAVAILGGSAAVLYYFMTGTQQAAVSTNNNVQSENYDDDGI; encoded by the coding sequence ATGTTATTTGAAGCTAGTTTAGTGGCTTTGTGGGCGTTCTTGTGTGGTATCGACAAATACGACGTAGCACTAAACATCCACCGTCCACTTATTACAGGTCCGGTAATCGGACTGATCATGGGTGACCTTCAATTAGGTCTTATGACAGGTGCGGTTCTAGAACTTGCGTGGTTAGGTCTAGTGCCTAATGCGGGCGCACAGCCGCCAGATGTAACAATGGGTACGATTGCCGCTGTTGCATTTGCCATCATGACTAACCAAAGTCCAGAAATTGCAATGGGTGTAGGTATGCCTATCGCAGTTCTAATGCAGATGCTTATCATCGGCTTCTTTGCTATGTCTTCTTTCGCAATGGGTAAAGCAGATGATGCTGCCGATCGAGGTGATTCGAGAACTATCGATGGGCTTTTAGTTGGCATCATGACTGCACGTGCAACTCTCTATGCAGTAGTTGGTTTTATTACGGTTTACTTTGGCGAACACGCAGCACAGTGGATCGATGAAAACGCGCCTAAGATGCTTCTTGAGGGGTTAGGTATTGGTGCGAAGATGGTTCCTGCTATCGGTTTCGCAATGCTACTTAAAGTTATGTGGAATAAAGAAATGGCCGGTGTGTTCTTCATTGGCTTCGTGATGACTACATACCTACAACTACCAATCATGGCAGTAGCAATTCTTGGTGGTTCAGCAGCTGTTCTTTATTACTTCATGACAGGTACTCAACAAGCCGCTGTATCAACTAACAACAATGTTCAGAGTGAGAATTACGATGACGACGGTATCTAA
- a CDS encoding PTS system mannose/fructose/sorbose family transporter subunit IID: MTTVSNTAVLPKEDIKGEVLTDGIDAYQDTEVRKVITKRDLIKCAFRGLFMEGNFNFERMQAGGYAYSMVPALKKIHGNNKRDYATSLKNHLQFFNSSPKLFTFLLGLSVAMEENKEKPSTINAVKVAGLGPLGGIGDALDHMTLMPLTLALGAAIAIDGSIAGPFVFFVLYQIPHFLAYFGLMFLGYNAGAKAMSAMSGVTEKLARAANIMGLFVIGALTATFIKVNTTLELEMGGKVVSLQADLFDKIMPNLLPLALVFFMFKMVKGKGFFAKPPVLIFGTLIFGVVGHYLGII; encoded by the coding sequence ATGACGACGGTATCTAATACGGCAGTTCTTCCAAAAGAAGATATCAAAGGTGAAGTTCTAACGGACGGTATCGATGCTTATCAAGATACTGAAGTTCGTAAAGTTATCACTAAGCGCGATCTAATCAAGTGTGCATTCCGTGGCCTTTTCATGGAAGGTAACTTCAACTTTGAACGTATGCAGGCTGGTGGTTACGCTTATTCAATGGTTCCAGCATTGAAGAAGATTCACGGCAATAACAAACGTGACTACGCAACTTCATTGAAGAACCACTTACAGTTCTTTAATTCATCTCCAAAGCTATTCACATTCCTATTAGGTTTGTCTGTAGCGATGGAAGAGAACAAAGAAAAACCAAGCACGATTAATGCGGTGAAAGTGGCAGGCCTTGGCCCTTTAGGCGGTATTGGTGACGCATTAGATCACATGACACTTATGCCGTTAACACTGGCACTTGGTGCCGCAATCGCTATCGATGGCTCTATTGCTGGCCCATTTGTGTTCTTTGTTCTTTACCAAATTCCACATTTCCTTGCTTACTTTGGATTGATGTTCCTAGGTTACAACGCTGGCGCGAAAGCAATGAGCGCTATGTCTGGGGTTACGGAGAAGTTAGCTCGGGCCGCGAATATCATGGGTCTATTTGTAATCGGTGCATTGACGGCAACGTTTATCAAAGTAAATACGACCTTAGAGCTTGAAATGGGTGGAAAAGTCGTGAGTCTACAAGCGGACTTATTCGACAAAATTATGCCTAATTTATTACCTCTAGCCCTCGTGTTCTTCATGTTCAAAATGGTGAAAGGTAAAGGTTTCTTTGCAAAACCACCTGTACTGATTTTCGGTACTCTGATTTTTGGCGTAGTGGGTCACTACCTAGGAATTATCTAA
- the agaF gene encoding PTS galactosamine/N-acetylgalactosamine transporter subunit IIA, producing MIGIIVSGHLNFATGMQSAAKAIAGEQEQFVFIDFLESMSTDDLEAKMREAVAEINTGDGVLFLTDLVGGSPCNRAMSIMLDTPNVELLAGVNLAMIANAAFERDGCTLEELAETLTEIGGSTMKNMREELKAITAQSHDDEDGL from the coding sequence ATGATCGGCATTATCGTTTCAGGCCATTTGAATTTTGCAACTGGCATGCAGTCAGCAGCTAAAGCCATCGCAGGTGAGCAAGAGCAATTTGTGTTTATCGACTTCTTAGAGTCAATGTCTACGGATGACCTAGAAGCAAAAATGCGCGAAGCAGTTGCAGAAATTAATACTGGTGACGGTGTTCTATTCCTAACTGATCTTGTGGGTGGTTCTCCTTGTAATCGTGCAATGAGCATCATGCTTGACACTCCAAATGTTGAACTACTTGCTGGTGTTAACCTCGCGATGATTGCTAACGCAGCCTTTGAGCGTGATGGTTGTACTCTAGAGGAACTGGCTGAAACTCTTACTGAGATTGGCGGTTCTACAATGAAAAATATGCGTGAAGAACTAAAAGCTATCACAGCACAATCTCACGACGACGAAGACGGTTTGTAA
- the nagA gene encoding N-acetylglucosamine-6-phosphate deacetylase translates to MRFALLADKVFTPHGIKYDHAVIVEHDKIVDICNHVPDNCNTVYNLKDQSLVAGFVDIHIHGRAGSDVMDATHEALKTISYALPETGVIAWCGTTVTAPMDDILNALSCVKEFIRNPDAPKGAELVGSFLEGPYFTEKFRGSHPTSFLKAATVNELEVMDAAADGTLLRVALAPEYDGSLEIIDWLVENKIKVSVAHTSATFDQVTQAHKHGADCGVHLFNGMLGLHHREAGCTGAVLYHDMLAELIADCVHVHPVMMNLAYRMKGYQKIALITDCMRAGGMPDGDYVLGAQTIKVNAGKAMTDDGSLAGSTCSLDQAVRNMIREAGVPEWEAMQMASIVPATYLGIDDRLGSIEIGKEASFAILDKDFNVTMTMIKGSWAYDSKTIKEVS, encoded by the coding sequence ATGCGCTTTGCGTTATTAGCGGACAAAGTTTTTACTCCGCACGGTATTAAATACGATCATGCCGTGATAGTGGAACACGATAAAATTGTAGATATTTGCAATCACGTTCCAGACAACTGCAACACCGTATACAACTTAAAAGATCAGTCACTGGTTGCCGGTTTTGTTGATATTCATATTCACGGAAGAGCGGGCTCTGACGTAATGGATGCGACACATGAGGCATTAAAAACGATCAGTTATGCATTGCCAGAAACAGGTGTTATTGCTTGGTGTGGTACGACGGTTACAGCACCTATGGATGACATTTTAAATGCATTAAGTTGTGTAAAAGAATTCATTCGCAATCCAGATGCTCCGAAAGGCGCAGAGTTGGTGGGCTCTTTTTTAGAGGGGCCTTACTTTACTGAGAAATTCCGAGGGTCACATCCAACGAGTTTCTTAAAAGCTGCAACGGTGAATGAACTCGAAGTCATGGATGCTGCGGCTGATGGCACACTCTTACGTGTCGCTTTAGCGCCAGAATATGATGGTTCGTTAGAAATCATCGATTGGTTAGTTGAAAACAAGATTAAAGTTTCTGTAGCGCATACGAGTGCGACATTCGATCAAGTGACTCAAGCTCATAAGCATGGTGCTGATTGTGGTGTTCATTTGTTTAATGGAATGTTAGGTCTTCATCATCGAGAAGCAGGATGTACCGGTGCGGTTTTGTACCATGACATGCTAGCAGAACTCATCGCTGATTGCGTTCACGTGCACCCGGTAATGATGAATTTAGCTTACCGAATGAAAGGTTACCAAAAAATTGCATTGATTACAGATTGTATGAGAGCCGGTGGTATGCCTGATGGTGATTACGTGCTAGGTGCTCAGACAATTAAAGTAAACGCCGGAAAAGCGATGACTGATGACGGTTCATTAGCGGGCAGTACTTGTAGCCTTGATCAAGCCGTTAGAAACATGATTCGTGAAGCGGGTGTACCGGAATGGGAAGCAATGCAAATGGCATCGATTGTTCCTGCAACATACCTAGGTATCGACGATCGATTAGGTTCTATTGAGATCGGCAAAGAAGCAAGTTTCGCAATTCTTGATAAAGACTTTAACGTCACAATGACCATGATTAAAGGTTCTTGGGCGTACGATAGCAAAACGATTAAAGAGGTTTCATAA